The genomic interval tttagagaatattttCCACTTCTCAGCAGCAATCTCAAGTGGACGGATTCTCTTATTCTTGCTTCGGTCTTGAACACGCTTACTGCTGGTCATTAATCTATTCTGGGACCACCAAAGTGAAGAAGATTGCTTGTACCAAGCTCTTCTCAGAGACAAATCGTCGAGCAGGTTGAGTTTATTGaccaaagaagaaattttaacAACTTTGGCTGTCATCATAATAACTACAAGCAATAACAAACGAACATAGCAATGCAGAATGATATCTGAAATCAAAAGGGGAATCGTATCTCTAAAGAGATTCTAGATTTGATGGTTGATTTCTGACGAGTAGATTCTCGCTGAAAGTGTTTGCGAAAATGCCAATATGAGAAACTTGCAAGAGGCGAAAACTGGATGATACACAAATCCTGCGGGCAAAAGACGCTTTGGCATCGCATAGCCCCCCGGAGCCCAATATTAAAGGCCcaagatttattattttgaaagtcCAATATATTAACTGCttgaaatctttttttctccaattTCGAGAAAATGTATTATGTTAAGCTTTTTGCTtgctaaatattttgatgcgtaaaagtttgtttagtctctatattttgatattagtGTTCGTTTActctctatatttttaaaaatatctcaaagcATCCTTAcgattaaattattgacactcttgtcattatattttgttccttttaacttatttttataatattaccctattaaaataatattttttagacattattaaaaagaaaaaataaaattttaattttaattccaaaaaataaaataaaaacaaaaaatatatattaatttttgtagaaCACTCTCCCAAGGagttcaaatattatttttttaaaaaaattgataatctaatttcttacaatataaatttttcagacatacgtgagcttccaaaaaaattaatatataatttttttgtttttattttatttttaggtttaatttgataatctaattttttattaatatctaaaaaagaaacattaatataagagtgtaatattataaaagtaagataataataataaaaaacaacgGCACAAGTGTTAATATTTAGCAGTATGGACGTTTTGAGgtaattttaagaatataaggactaaataGGCACTAATCTTATAATATATggactaaacaagcttttatCCTATTTTGAATGGAACAAAAATTTGACACAGCAAATTTCAcaaacaaaagtttaaaatgatattacaaaaatttcaaaaagtaaGTTGGGGAGTTGAAgactttttgcttttttatcgtaggtttcaaaaattttctataaGTAAGTTGGTTGCCTCGAAAACTTTTACATTTTACAATACTTTccgaaaattttcaaaaagttaAGAGCTGCCAAGGCTATATATCTTCAGGCATTAATGTGATTCCGCTACGTATAGCCAAACTTGTAGAGAAGTAGCTAGTTTCCATTTTGGCAAGGTTACAATGTGCGGATAAAACACGTATGAAGAAAGAACATAGGGATTGTTGCAGGGGGTTCTAGGAATTTATGGTAGATCTAGAAAATCTCGACACAGAGTTGATTTTTCTCACTCTCTGATTATTGAAGTTGCACCCCAACTagtttcttgtattttttacaCAGTTTAGGGTGTATATACGCGACTTAAGCTGTGTTTTTGACATGTTTTAAAGCATACAAACACAGTAATCAATTTGGACTAAACAACATTGATTCGTTGAATGCTCACCAGACAACAGGCTTTCTTAAGAgacataatatttataatataagtgAGCGTGCATGGGAATTGAAAATTGGCTGACTACATGGGATGCTTAACTAGCAATTTCTTTGGTTTGGTACAAGGTTGTCTACTGATTACGAGTCTAAATTGCTTAGCGCGTTTGACCCACTTCGCGAGGTACCTGCGGATCTACAAAATTTctacaaaaaaattcaaacaatggAAGTTTGAATTGATGCTATCACATCCCAATTTTACCTGCAGATCTACAAATCTCAATGGAGGCAAATTAAAACTCatcttcaaaattttacttatgattgaaaaaatattttgttattaaaaaaactcttttaacCCATGAAGATGCAATATCATTCATTCACTTAATACACGAACAATCAATACGACAATGGAAGACAATTTAGgtagtgtttattttttacattagatTGGAAATTCTAAGGAGTAGGAATCGTGGGATTGAGAGTATAGAGTGTGAAAGGAAATAggttattttcttatttaaatagagcttatttAAGGAGagattttatctaaaaaattttagttgtttggttgtcaatgaccgattttattaaaaattataaaattattttaatagacaaattttaaaaagttattttatgaaaagaattaaataagattgtaaaataagtagaggatattttaaatattttaacatttaaaaaagaactttTCATTCTCtacttttaaaagctcaaaatttgaGCATTTTCTAGTAGaggtaaaataacttatttaaaattcaaaagctcTACTAAAAATTCAACTAAATTGTTGACATAATATacttataatattgattttgatgataacaaatcaTATGTGTCATAGGTAAACAATGTTGGAGTctttaaaattgaatgaaattcTTACGCTATATAGTGTTTTGGGACAAAATTGAGgttttggaaataaatggaTAACCATTGACTttgaaacggttaaccgataactcAAGGTTACATTTTGATTGATTCTGGAAGATCCGTTAACCGAAAATATGCAAACAACAAGCCCGCTTGGAACAGGTaagcttatgaaatttaacAGCAAACTGTTACTTGAAAATGGCAAGCCGACTTCAATCAGTGAACTCGTTGGAATTAAACAGCTAACTGACATCCTCTAACGGCAATCTGACAATTCAAAATTCTGCATAATGGTAACTTGCAAAAGTCGAAATAGTAATCCGACTTGTGTTAATACCGATCTGATTATGCCCAAAAAGTCAACAACTACTAATTTTCTTCTCCAACTATAaaggctcaatcaaattcaaatttaggtAGAGATTCAACAATTGTCATTGAGCTTGCTTTTGCATATTCAGAGGCAGATGCAGCACATGACTAGTGGGGGCTCAAGCCCCCACTGCCActggccaaaaaaaaattttaaaaataaaagaatttttttaattttttaattaaccccattaaatttattaaaatagtcactataaaatgtaaaacccataaaatttaaactttgactttaaaaaaatataaaaacatatattttaattaaaaataatgatagcccactactcaaaatattttatattctaaaaaatatggttaattcttctagtttatataataatagtagaaCGAACATTTTCAGTAATAAAACTCATGAATGATCATCTTTGGAATCGGATGAGATAAGTGATAGTTTGGTTGTCTATataagaaacaataaatttaataatattgataataagtctattgcataacatttttaaaatataaaaatgcgtagagactaattataaatattttatatattcaaaattttaattttttatttttttctattatctaatttagcccccggtaaattatttttttagatccGCCACTGTGCATATTCAAACTATATTGAGTTCAAACTTGTTTTTTCCTTCATCAAATCACACtttgagctttcatttgtaaatacatatatgtgtaatcttcatttcaatttcaatattgagtgatttttaagtgtgggaaacactttgagaaaaatgtgAGAGGTCATCTCAGATTGTAAAGGTTTTATTGACACATtaaaagtcaattgtaagtaTCTTGAAGCCTTGAGTTACAAAGGCTTGTATAGTGGAATTCTCAAGCTCAGTTAGCTTGGAGGTATAGACGTAGGAAGAGTttgtcgaaccacgtaaaaattcgacgtttgattttctttcccttatctcctttaaatttatcggttattatatttattatttctagTTTGTAGCATAAGtttgtattgaattttaaacttATTACTTAATAACTTTTAGAAACTCAATTCACCTACCCTCTTAGGTCGCTTTGCTAGaatttcacaaaaaaatagcaaaaactTTGATAAAAAACTTAtgggattaaataaatacttatgGTCATTAGATAAGTCATGCTAAACAGACACTTACACTAGAATATGAGTgtgaaataagaattaaaatctcatttatatgtttactttgtcttggattagAAGTGAATcgttttaaattatagtttacctttatttagaaaattgtagtttttaattacaaagtgaataaaaaatatatttgtaaaataaactatttatttaattattagttttaattatataaattaataataattaataatattcttatttatgtaaatcgtaatttttttaattaatttaattatgtaaatttaaaattatttgtgagagcagcaaaaatgaaacattattaataataacatagtacaaaataaatattttctttgagtaaactatttattgttattaattattagtattaaataaatataataattttatattttcaaataaaaatagtatataataatatcattaattctctatgagcacaataatattatttttaagtaattttaatttagaatcaatctaaattattatttttaacttcatataataatattgtatttaaaaagtttaataatattattttattttaatatgaatataataagaGAAAGTGAATAAAAGACCCACTTTCATCTCACTCCGTGCGCGTGGTAATACCACTCCTCACTCCAAAAATAATGTACccctcttttttaaaatacccaAGCCATATGGGGGAAGGGCAAACATTGCAGAGACATGTCATCTATTTTGGCGGAGCCCACATGACAGCAACTTCTTAATCTTATCGTCGTTTATTAGACTATTGAGAATTGACCCGCCACAGTTCCACATCACCTGAAGTTACTGTGCTCCACGCGCCAAAAGAGAATTCGCAAATCGCAATTCACGAACAACTCCCAGTCTATAATTGTTTGAActgagtaatttttatttacatttgcaaaattagaatataaataaatacacgCAGCAACTGGTGTTCGATGAAGATCCTAATCATAACTTCTGGACATGAGATTcatctattaaataattgaatttattatactGTCAACAAATATTTTCATGAGTTATAAAAATCAGAATCTTATATGTAAACTAAATCATTAAtatttctatctttttgaGATGGAAGAAAAATTGTGGTGCattctttattattaacttaaattaaatggttgcaatttatttattcatttaatactcacaaaaagacaaaatactttaattgaAAAGTAAGCAAAGGGTCAAAAATGAGCATGACAAGCGTCCAAACCCATCACGTAAAAGGACGAAAGCTCCGGCGGGCCGTATCTACTTCTCGAAACTGGGACAGTAACAGTTAAAgccaaaatgaaaagaaacaataataatacacATGACACAAAAATTATCCCACGTGCAGCTTTAATGTGGTCCTACCGCGTACAAAAATCACTAATCGCACTCACAACCCGCCACGTGTCCATAACCTTTACGCTCTTCCCcaccctcccctcccctctgACTTCGCGAATCAACGCGCTTAGATTAGCATGGACCCTTCAAAGGAAGAATAGAAAAAGGGAGCTTTACTATCCATCAAGTCTCCAATTCACTCTATATATTTCACAAGAGCACAGCCGCCATTGTTGCTATCCTCCTCCTCCTTAATTAAAACCagcatcaaaataaaaaaaaaatcaaacgaAATACTACGTCGTTTCAGGGGGAATGGTGAAGACAACTGAAaaagaacaacaacaacaacaaccaagAAGTAGTAGTAGTGCTAGTAGTTCGGAACCCAAGTACAAGGGTGTAAGAAAGCGGAAGTGGGGCAAATGGGTGTCGGAAATCCGGCTCCCGAACAGCCGCGAACGTATATGGCTTGGTTCATACGAAACACCCGAGAAGGCAGCGCGTGCGTTTGACGCAGCTCTATTTTGCCTGCGTGGCCGCGACGCTAAGTTTAACTTTCCCGAAAACCCGCCCTCGGAGTTGGACGTTACGGTCCCTGGTCCTGAAGGAGCAAGAGCCAGGTCACTGACTCCTCAGGAAATTCAAGCGATAGCTGCCAGGTTTGCCAACGAGGAGCCTCCGAGAAGTTCTGTAGATCACGctaatagtagtaataataacaataacaataataataataataattgcacGTCATCGTCATCCGACGGAGGGGCAGTCCACGTGGACAGTGATTCGACCATTGATTGGTCGTTCTGGGACATGCTGGATTCCAACGAGGGCGCTTCCGACTTTGGGTTCTACTCAGGAATGGACCATATGAGTGATGAGCTATATCCATCAGCTACAGCAGAGCCTACCATTG from Citrus sinensis cultivar Valencia sweet orange chromosome 9, DVS_A1.0, whole genome shotgun sequence carries:
- the LOC102626872 gene encoding ethylene-responsive transcription factor ERF017, which gives rise to MVKTTEKEQQQQQPRSSSSASSSEPKYKGVRKRKWGKWVSEIRLPNSRERIWLGSYETPEKAARAFDAALFCLRGRDAKFNFPENPPSELDVTVPGPEGARARSLTPQEIQAIAARFANEEPPRSSVDHANSSNNNNNNNNNNNCTSSSSDGGAVHVDSDSTIDWSFWDMLDSNEGASDFGFYSGMDHMSDELYPSATAEPTIDDINEEDQNAFSQTSSFLWNF